A window of the Streptomyces sp. NBC_00878 genome harbors these coding sequences:
- a CDS encoding CdaR family transcriptional regulator — translation MGTDEQSQSAAPRGDARTGDDVQSVVDTLADRLGRSVAVDDPLIHLIAASRHFGDEDDMRVRSVIDRQISPELQRWVLAKGIADWTEPGRVTGEPDFELAPRLCFPVRCNGMLLGFLWLIESGAAIDDEAHRAVAEAADTIGLILYRRMVLDERRRSRVESSLRMLLSPEADDRHRAIGEIQEEGLLAHSSHLVVLVVEADGEATGDTALALESAAERMERRLPRGSVLTLVRGRRAVVVVGGPRPLSDQALRDLAERLRHDFGRTAGHGRTCAIGLSATVHGLDTVGDAYRQAGTAVRAATLLPVFGGVASWSSLGPFALLLRIDFDQLTQDLPFPGVGDLLGNPEHDILVQSAEEFLDRAGDSSSTAQAMHVHRTTLYHRLKRVESITGLSLDDGMDRLTLHLALKLARINTSHRSSS, via the coding sequence ATGGGCACGGACGAGCAGAGCCAGTCGGCCGCCCCGCGGGGCGACGCCAGGACCGGGGACGACGTCCAGTCGGTCGTCGACACGCTCGCCGACCGGCTCGGCCGGTCCGTCGCCGTCGACGATCCCCTGATCCATCTCATCGCCGCGAGCAGGCACTTCGGCGACGAGGACGACATGCGGGTCCGGTCGGTGATCGACCGGCAGATCTCCCCGGAACTCCAGCGCTGGGTGCTCGCCAAAGGCATCGCGGACTGGACGGAGCCGGGCCGCGTCACCGGAGAACCGGACTTCGAGCTGGCACCACGGCTCTGCTTCCCCGTCCGCTGCAACGGCATGCTGCTGGGTTTCCTGTGGCTCATCGAGTCCGGTGCGGCGATCGACGACGAGGCGCACCGGGCGGTCGCCGAGGCGGCGGACACCATCGGCCTGATCCTCTACCGCCGGATGGTCCTCGACGAACGCCGCCGCTCACGCGTGGAGTCGTCGCTGCGGATGCTGCTGTCGCCCGAGGCGGACGACCGCCACCGGGCGATCGGCGAGATCCAGGAGGAAGGGCTGCTCGCCCACTCCTCCCACCTCGTCGTCCTGGTCGTCGAGGCCGACGGCGAGGCGACCGGCGACACCGCCCTCGCGCTGGAGTCCGCCGCCGAGCGCATGGAACGACGGCTTCCCCGGGGCTCGGTGCTGACCCTGGTCAGGGGACGCAGGGCGGTCGTCGTGGTCGGCGGCCCCCGTCCCCTGAGCGACCAGGCGCTGCGCGATCTGGCCGAGCGGCTCCGGCACGACTTCGGCCGGACAGCGGGGCACGGGCGGACATGCGCGATCGGCCTCAGCGCCACCGTGCACGGTCTCGATACCGTCGGCGACGCCTACCGACAGGCCGGCACGGCCGTGCGCGCGGCCACACTCCTGCCGGTGTTCGGCGGCGTGGCGTCCTGGTCCTCGCTCGGCCCCTTCGCCCTTCTCCTGCGCATCGACTTCGACCAGCTGACACAGGATCTCCCCTTTCCCGGAGTGGGAGATCTGCTGGGGAACCCGGAACACGACATCCTCGTCCAGAGCGCCGAGGAATTCCTCGACCGAGCCGGAGATTCTAGCAGCACGGCCCAGGCCATGCACGTACACCGCACCACCCTCTATCACCGTCTCAAGCGCGTCGAGAGCATCACGGGTCT